One Oryza glaberrima chromosome 10, OglaRS2, whole genome shotgun sequence DNA segment encodes these proteins:
- the LOC127752775 gene encoding membrane protein PM19L-like yields the protein MALEHLGRRNVAGPLLLLNLLMYVFLLGFAGWALNSSIKNAGADVGVGWGEQPWSPYYRQSAWLASRFHLATFAALAGALGVAAKASAAYHGGRSGASWRPQGLAAAASLGTAAWAATALAFGVACREIHDAAAAGPAGAARGWRMRALEGLTVTLAFTQLLYVLLLHAAVAGERCGLACAADA from the coding sequence ATGGCGTTGGAGCATCTCGGGAGGAGGAACGTGGCggggccgctgctgctgctgaaccTCCTCATGTACGTCTTCTTGCTGGGGTTCGCCGGGTGGGCGCTCAACAGCTCCATCAAgaacgccggcgccgacgtcggcgtcggctggGGGGAGCAGCCGTGGTCGCCGTACTACCGCCAGAGCGCGTGGCTCGCCTCGAGGTTCCACCTCGCGACGTTCGCGGCGCTGGCGGGGGCGCTGGGCGTCGCGGCGAAGGCGTCCGCGGCGTACCACGGCGGCCGCTCGGGCGCGTCGTGGCGGCCGCaggggctcgccgccgcggcgtcgctcGGCACCGCCGCGTGGGCGGCCACCGCGCTGGCGTTCGGGGTGGCGTGCAGGGAgatccacgacgccgccgcggcggggcccgccggcgccgcgcgcgggtggCGGATGCGCGCGCTGGAGGGGCTCACCGTGACGCTGGCGTTCACGCAGCTCCTCtacgtgctgctgctgcacgccgccgtcgccggcgagcgctgCGGCCTCGCCTGCGCCGCCGACGCATGA
- the LOC127752774 gene encoding bifunctional riboflavin kinase/FMN phosphatase-like isoform X1: MAAPKPIARLISHVILDLDGTLLNTDCVVSQVLKPFLVKNGKKWDSKKAHKLVGKTPYEAAAVVLEDYGLPYSTEEFLSMLTPMFNEQWCNIKALPGANRLIKHLKSNGVPAALASNSPRSNIDAKISCHQGWKESFSAIVGGDEVEKGKPSPDIFLEAAKRMNTNPPNCLVIEDSLPGVAAGKAAGMHVIAVPSVPKRTAEFSSADEVINSLLDVKPEKWGLPPFSDWIDDTLPIEPWFIGGPVIKGFGRGSKVLGIPTANLPAENFSDVLSEHTSGVYFGWAGLSTRGIFKMVMSIGWNPYFDNTEKTIEPWLLHDFGEDFYGEELRLVIVGYIRPEANFPSLESLIERIHEDARISDKALNLPLYAKYKDSPYLRNSLKEDNSANGNQSVIDSK; the protein is encoded by the exons ATGGCAGCTCCCAAGCCCATTGCTCGGCTTATTTCCCATGTCATTCTTGATTTAGATGGTACCCTCTTAAACACAG ACTGTGTTGTAAGTCAAGTGCTGAAACCATTTCTAGTCAAAAATGGGAAAAAGTGGGACAGCAAGAAAGCTCATAAATTAGTTGGAAAGACACCTTATGAGGCAGCAGCTGTTGTTTTAGAAGATTATGGACTCCCTTACTCAACAGAAGAATTTCTCTCAATGCTTACTCCAATGTTCAATGAGCA ATGGTGCAACATAAAAGCTCTTCCTGGAGCTAATCGGTTGATAAAACATTTGAAGAGTAATGGAGTACCAGCTGCTTTGGCTTCCAACTCACCAAGATCAAACATTGACGCAAAAATTTCCTGCCATCAAG GATGGAAAGAGTCGTTCTCCGCAATTGTTGGTGGGGATGAAGTAGAGAAGGGGAAGCCATCCCCAGATAT ATTTTTGGAAGCTGCAAAACGAATGAATACAAATCCTCCAAATTGCTTAGTAATCGAGGACTCCTT ACCAGGTGTTGCAGCTGGAAAAGCTGCAGGAATGCATGTCATAGCTGTACCTTCAGTCCCCAAAAGGACTGCTGAATTCAGTTCTGCTGACGAGGTGATCAATTCCCTCCTTGACGTAAAGCCTGAAAAATGGGGATTGCCACCATTTAGTGATT GGATCGATGATACCTTACCAATAGAACCATGGTTTATTGGTGGACCTGTGATTAAAGGATTTGGCCGTGGTTCTAAAGTACTAGGAATTCCAACAG CCAACTTACCTGCAGAAAACTTCTCCGACGTACTATCAGAGCATACATCAGGGGTATACTTTGGCTGGGCTGGACTTTCAACGCGAGGTATATTTAAGATGGTCATGAGCATTGGCTGGAACCCTTATTTTGATAACACGGAGAAGACTATT GAACCATGGTTGCTTCATGATTTTGGTGAAGACTTTTACGGAGAGGAGCTGCGCCTTGTTATTGTTGGTTACATACGACCCGAG GCCAACTTTCCTTCACTTGAGAGCTTGATAGAGAGGATTCACGAGGATGCAAGGATATCAGATAAGGCCCTGAATTTACCATTATACGCCAAGTATAAAGACTCGCCGTACCTAAGAAATTCCTTGAAGGAGGACAATTCTGCTAACGGGAACCAGTCAGTGATAGATTCCAAGTGA
- the LOC127752774 gene encoding bifunctional riboflavin kinase/FMN phosphatase-like isoform X2: MRAPKPIARLISHVILDLDGTLLNTDCVVSQVLKPFLVKNGKKWDSKKAHKLVGKTPYEAAAVVLEDYGLPYSTEEFLSMLTPMFNEQWCNIKALPGANRLIKHLKSNGVPAALASNSPRSNIDAKISCHQGWKESFSAIVGGDEVEKGKPSPDIFLEAAKRMNTNPPNCLVIEDSLPGVAAGKAAGMHVIAVPSVPKRTAEFSSADEVINSLLDVKPEKWGLPPFSDWIDDTLPIEPWFIGGPVIKGFGRGSKVLGIPTANLPAENFSDVLSEHTSGVYFGWAGLSTRGIFKMVMSIGWNPYFDNTEKTIEPWLLHDFGEDFYGEELRLVIVGYIRPEANFPSLESLIERIHEDARISDKALNLPLYAKYKDSPYLRNSLKEDNSANGNQSVIDSK; the protein is encoded by the exons ATGCGGG CTCCCAAGCCCATTGCTCGGCTTATTTCCCATGTCATTCTTGATTTAGATGGTACCCTCTTAAACACAG ACTGTGTTGTAAGTCAAGTGCTGAAACCATTTCTAGTCAAAAATGGGAAAAAGTGGGACAGCAAGAAAGCTCATAAATTAGTTGGAAAGACACCTTATGAGGCAGCAGCTGTTGTTTTAGAAGATTATGGACTCCCTTACTCAACAGAAGAATTTCTCTCAATGCTTACTCCAATGTTCAATGAGCA ATGGTGCAACATAAAAGCTCTTCCTGGAGCTAATCGGTTGATAAAACATTTGAAGAGTAATGGAGTACCAGCTGCTTTGGCTTCCAACTCACCAAGATCAAACATTGACGCAAAAATTTCCTGCCATCAAG GATGGAAAGAGTCGTTCTCCGCAATTGTTGGTGGGGATGAAGTAGAGAAGGGGAAGCCATCCCCAGATAT ATTTTTGGAAGCTGCAAAACGAATGAATACAAATCCTCCAAATTGCTTAGTAATCGAGGACTCCTT ACCAGGTGTTGCAGCTGGAAAAGCTGCAGGAATGCATGTCATAGCTGTACCTTCAGTCCCCAAAAGGACTGCTGAATTCAGTTCTGCTGACGAGGTGATCAATTCCCTCCTTGACGTAAAGCCTGAAAAATGGGGATTGCCACCATTTAGTGATT GGATCGATGATACCTTACCAATAGAACCATGGTTTATTGGTGGACCTGTGATTAAAGGATTTGGCCGTGGTTCTAAAGTACTAGGAATTCCAACAG CCAACTTACCTGCAGAAAACTTCTCCGACGTACTATCAGAGCATACATCAGGGGTATACTTTGGCTGGGCTGGACTTTCAACGCGAGGTATATTTAAGATGGTCATGAGCATTGGCTGGAACCCTTATTTTGATAACACGGAGAAGACTATT GAACCATGGTTGCTTCATGATTTTGGTGAAGACTTTTACGGAGAGGAGCTGCGCCTTGTTATTGTTGGTTACATACGACCCGAG GCCAACTTTCCTTCACTTGAGAGCTTGATAGAGAGGATTCACGAGGATGCAAGGATATCAGATAAGGCCCTGAATTTACCATTATACGCCAAGTATAAAGACTCGCCGTACCTAAGAAATTCCTTGAAGGAGGACAATTCTGCTAACGGGAACCAGTCAGTGATAGATTCCAAGTGA